Genomic window (Rossellomorea aquimaris):
ATGCACTATTTTCTAGAAGGATGGAAGTAAGTAGATCTTCCCGTTTGTTACATTGTGAAAAAGCCAGTTCGTTAAATTGTGGATATATCATCACTGCCGAAAGTCCTTTCATCCCTTTTCCTCCTGATTCATTACATAATACGAATAGGTGCTCACATGCTCCACCCATTTCGGTTCTTTAATTAATCCTTGCTCATATTCAAATAACTCTTTCATACTATGATACTCCTGATGATGGGACGTTCTTGGGGTGTGTAGTACATTGGAGCGGGTGAATGCAACAAAGTCACCGGACGGTAAGCGCAATCCAATTTCCATACAGTAGCTTCTGTTTTCCTTTAGACCATTTACAAACCAATCACTCTCCGTATGGGGAACATATGAATCTGAGTATGTGTGATGATTATGTCCGTTAAAGGAAATCGATGTTATATCATATAAACGAAGGACAAAGGGTTGAGGGTCAGCATTCATATTAAAATGGCTTTTCACATGGCGAATCCATTCTTGAGTAATGTTCCAATAGCAATAGATTCTCGATGACGTAGAGAACATGATCGATAATTCAGTGGCACGCGGGTTTTTCGCACGGGGCTTCGGCATCTTTCTTCCAAAGGAAGCTCTTCCTACCCGTTTTTTCGGTATTTCCGGCTCAATCACTTCTACAGGGGCACCCTCATTTACAGTGGGGTTTCCCTGAGCCTTTTGATACTTCACCCATTGATATTGAACTTTCCCGACGGTAGTATTCAGCTCTTTGGCAATTTTCCTGAACGACACTCCTTGTTCTTTTAACCGAATGATTTCTGTGATCAAAACAATTCCTCCTAAAGAGTAAACAAATATTATATAATTTCAATCTAAAAATTATGACAATTATCCATAAATTCATCGTAACACCCTATTCAAAAACCTACAATAAACGCATTTTGTCGTATCTTGTTAAACGGGGTGCTAGTGGGGTTTATCATGCATTTTTTTTGCAAATTATTATGCTGAAATGATATTAAAGCGATTACATTTTTAGAACGACAAGATTCTCTTATAATTGCTCAATGATATTCGACAAAATAATGGTTCATTCCACAAATTTATCCTTTCATCTTATAGAGATAAGCGTTTATCTATGCTATAACTAAAGGAGAATAATACTGCATGAGGTGATATAGTGGATTTACTATTCATTGGATTAGTAAGTTTCTCTATCCTATTACTAGTCATTTCGTTTTTTCAACGGGATCGGTATCGTGATATTGAAAAAGACATGGAAGAATTGTCAATGAATGTTCTCCAGGAGCATTATCAGTTAAAGAAGAGAATACGGGTACTGGAAGAAGAGTTGATGGTGGATGGCGATGCGCGTTTTAAAAAAACAACCCCTGTCAGGAAACCCATCCATGAGGTCGTAAAAAATCAAGTCATTGCCTTATATCAACAAGGGATACCTGTCGATCAAATCGCAAAACAGTCCGCACTTTCAAAAGCAGAAGTTCAGCAACTTATTTCAAAGCTGTAAAAAAGGTCATGAAGTAACATTTTATTAAATTTATTGACTAAAGTGATACACAGTATAATGCATAGAAAAAAGCTGTCCTTGTGCGGGACAGCTTTTTTCTGGTAGTGTCTATTCATTCAAGTCGTAACGACGACCTTTCACTAGATAGAATACACCTTCTGCTATGTTTGTTGAATGATCCGCAGCTCTTTCAAGATAGCGACAGATGAATGAGAGCTGAGTAATCTGAGCCGTGAATTCAGGCTTTTCTTTATTGAGAGTCAGAAGCTCTACAATCGTTTCACCATATAAGTCATCCACCTTATCATCCATATCAGCGATTCTCTTTGCTTTCGCCACATCTTCTTCGACAAATGACTCTAATGTAAGCTGAATCATTTCAGATGTGATGGCATGCATTTCCTTAATATGATGAATCGGTTTAATCAGAGGTTCATTACCGATACGGATCGTTGATTTCGCTACGTTCACAGCGAAATCTGCGATTCTTTCCAAGTCTGAAGCAATTTTGATCGCAACGATGATTCTTCTCAAATCAGTTGCCACTGGTTGCTGCTTAGCTATAGTCAGAATGGCTAAATCATTGATTTCCTCTTCCAGATCATCGGCTTTCTGGTCGCCTTCGATAATAGCAAGAGCCGTATCAACATCCTTCTCTTCTAAC
Coding sequences:
- the phoU gene encoding phosphate signaling complex protein PhoU — its product is MAVRGQFDANLKELQTKLMDLGNIAKVALERSIVALEEKDVDTALAIIEGDQKADDLEEEINDLAILTIAKQQPVATDLRRIIVAIKIASDLERIADFAVNVAKSTIRIGNEPLIKPIHHIKEMHAITSEMIQLTLESFVEEDVAKAKRIADMDDKVDDLYGETIVELLTLNKEKPEFTAQITQLSFICRYLERAADHSTNIAEGVFYLVKGRRYDLNE
- a CDS encoding helix-turn-helix domain-containing protein, giving the protein MDLLFIGLVSFSILLLVISFFQRDRYRDIEKDMEELSMNVLQEHYQLKKRIRVLEEELMVDGDARFKKTTPVRKPIHEVVKNQVIALYQQGIPVDQIAKQSALSKAEVQQLISKL
- a CDS encoding DUF4912 domain-containing protein, coding for MITEIIRLKEQGVSFRKIAKELNTTVGKVQYQWVKYQKAQGNPTVNEGAPVEVIEPEIPKKRVGRASFGRKMPKPRAKNPRATELSIMFSTSSRIYCYWNITQEWIRHVKSHFNMNADPQPFVLRLYDITSISFNGHNHHTYSDSYVPHTESDWFVNGLKENRSYCMEIGLRLPSGDFVAFTRSNVLHTPRTSHHQEYHSMKELFEYEQGLIKEPKWVEHVSTYSYYVMNQEEKG